The sequence GCAACATACCGGTACAGAAGCGTGGCGGCCTCGGTGTCAAGCTCATGGGATTGCGTGAAGGCGAGGTCATAAGCGGCGTTGCCATCGTGGAGGCCGCCGAGGACATGATGGAGGAGAGCATCGACACAACGGACAGCAACGAATGAGGATAGGCGTTATCGGCGCGGGGGCATGGGGAACGGCCTTTGCCATCCACCTTGCCCGAACGGGGAAGAAAGTGCTCCTCTGGGTCTACGAGAAGGAGCTTCTTTCCGATTTTCGTGAACGCGGGGAGAACACCGCCTTCCTCCCCGGCTTCAAACTGGGCAGCGCCATTGACTATACGAACGACCTTCAAGAGGCGGCGGACTTCGCGGACACCGTCGTTGTCGCAACACCCTCCTTCGCCCTGCGCGACACCCTGATCCCCGTTGCCGCACATCTCCGGAGCAAGAAGATCCTCATCCTCACAAAAGGCATCGAACGCTCGACGCTGAAACTTATGAACGAAGTGGTGGAAGAGGCCACAGGATCAACGGGTGAAACGATTGCGGCCCTATCCGGCCCTTCCTTCGCGCTGGAGGTGGCCCGCGGCCTCTTCACCGCTGTCGTCGTTGCGTCGAAGAACATGGATCTCTCCCTCAATCTGCAGGAGCGGATCCACAGCGAATACTTCCGTGTCTACCGCGTGGACGACATAACAGGCGTGGAACTGGGAGGCGCCCTGAAGAACGTCATGGCGATAGGATCGGGGATCATCGAGGGTCTCGGCTTCGGCACGAACACCCAGGCCGCGTTCACAACGCGCGCCCTCGCGGAGATAAAACGCCTTGGCCTCGCCATGGGTGCCCGCGAAACAACCTTCATGGGCCTGTCCGGCATGGGCGATCTCATCCTCACCTCATACGGGAGCCTCAGCAGGAACAGGATCTTCGGAATGGAACTCGCCAAAGGAAGGAGCCCGGGGGAGATCATCGCCTCTCAAAAGACCGTCGTCGAAGGCTATTACACGATCAACGCGGCCCGCAACCTCGCCGCCAGGCTCGGCGTTGTAATGCCCATCACCGAGGAACTCTACCGCATAGTCTACGAGGACAAGGACATCACCGCATCCCTGAAAGACATCATCACGAGGGAATTCAAGAAAGAGGACTACTGAGAAGACAGGTAATAGGTAATAGGTGCTGGGTTATGGGAAAATAAGAGAGACCCGTCCCGCCTATTACCCATTACCTATTACCCATTACCCATCACCTGTCTTCTCCACATTCGCCTTTCCGCCCCGCACGGTTTGGAGAATGACGCAGCCCGTTATGAAGAGCACCGATATCGCCGCCACGGCGGGGCGCTGGCTCTTCGTCATGGAGGACACGGTCCCGAAGATGAGAGGGCCGACGACGGCCGACGTCTTGCCCACAAGGCTGTACACCCCGAAGTACTTGGATTCGTCTCCCGGCGGGATGAACTGGGCAAAAAAAGCGCGTGTCGCGGCCTGAACAGTGCCGAGGCCAAGGCCGGCCATGGATGCCACTACAAAGAAGAGCGATCTGTGGTACACGAAATAGGCGGCTATGGTGACAAACATCCAGAGCACGAGGGACAGCGAGACGACCTTCTTCGGCCCCCAGAAGTCTATCGGCCGGGCCATGAGGAACGCCCCGGCGAGGGCCGTCACCTGAACGACGAGATAGAGTCCGATGAGTTGTTGCGCCGTGAAGCCAAGCGTCGTGGAGGCAAAGATGCTCGAAAACACGATCACCGTGTTCACCCCATCCTCGTACAAAAAGTAAGCCAGCAGAAACCTGCGCTGGTCCCTGTCCGACCACATCCTTTTCAGGACACCCCATGTCGTGGCAAAACCATCCTGGGCCGCTTTTGTCAGCCTCTGGCCCCCTGCCCGGTCAGGGGGAAGAAAGATGAACGCCGGGAGGGAGAACACCGCGAAGAAGACCGCCACCATGGGCCAGACAAACGTGATATGGCCCGTCTCCACGAGAAGGAGCCCAACGGCAAGGGAGATTATCGACCCGAGATACCCCGTGGCATATCCCCAGGCAGACACCCTTCCCTGGTGCTCGTTGTCGGCTATGTCATTGAGAAAGGAATTATAGAATACTATGCCTCCCTCCATACCCACATTGGCAAGGACGATCAGAACGAATCCGGTCATCATCATGCCCTTCTCCACCAATGCCAGGGAAGCGGTCGCGAGCACGCACAGAAGCGTGTAGGCGATGAGGAACCTCTTTTTTGCCCCCGCGTTATCCGAGATGCCCCCCAGGAAAGGAGAACTCAAGGCGACGAAGGCCATGCTTACCGATATGGACCTTCCCCACCACACGTCGCCCAGACTGGCGTCGTTCCCGACCACCACCGTCGTGTAGTACACGGGGAAGATGACCGCCGCGATGACCGCCGAGTAACTCGAGTTCGCGAAGTCAAATAGACACCACGAGAATATTTTTCTGTCAAACAGGCTCGTCTTCATTGTCTTTTGGTATTCAACTAATTTACAATAAACGATGCTGTCATTCACTAAAATTTAGGAGGAACATGATGGATCTTTCTGTTTTTGACGACATGAAGGAAGGCGAGCTCAGGGACTATCTAACCTTCCTCCTGTGGCATTACCGTCTTATGGACGCCTTCTGGTTCATATATGTCAGCGACACCTTCGGCCAGGAACATGCCGAACGCATCAACGAAAAGGTCTGGTCCCGCGTCCCTGAAATGGGTACCCGCGATCTTCTGCAGCGCTTCGGCATAACCGACAAGGGGCTCAAGGGCTTCACAAAGGTACTCAAGCTCTTTCCGTGGACGATCCTCGTCGAGTACAAGTTCGAGGAGAGGGACGGGGAGGTCATCGTGACCGTTCCCCACTGTCCGACGCAGGAGGCCCGCCTGAAACGTGGCCTTGGAGAGTTTGTGTGCAAGCACATGCACCACGGGGAGTTCGAGAGCATAGCCCGGGCCGTGGATCCTTCGATAAAGGTGGAGTGTCTCTTCGCCCCTCCCGATGAGCACCCGGAAGACTGCTTCTGCAAATGGCGGTTCACGGAAACCTCATAGACAAAGACCGGCGCCGGGACGAACAATCGAGCGTGGAGGAAGGATCGCGATGATAATAGGTATACCCAGGGAGATCAAGGAAGGCGAGAACAGGGTTTCCATGACACCGGCGGGTGTTCATGCCCTCGTTTCCGCAGGTCATCATATAGTTTTCGAGGCCGGGGCGGGCGCGGCAAGCGGTCTTGCCGACGAGGAATACGCCCGGGAGGGGGCTGAGATCGTCGAATCGAGACGAACGGTCTACGCGAGATCGGACATGATCGTGAAGGTGAAGGAGCCCCTGGACACCGAGCTTTCTCTTCTTCAGGAAGGGCAGATACTCTTCACCTATCTCCACCTCGCCTCATCGGAGAAACTGACGAAAGGGCTCCTGAAAAGAAAGGTCACGGCCATTGCCTACGAGACCATGGAAGACATGTTCGGTCGTCTTCCCCTGCTCATTCCCATGAGCGAGGTGGCGGGACGCATCTCCGTCCAGGTGGCCATGCGTTACCTGGAATCGGACCATGGCGGACGGGGTGTTCTCTTGAGCGGGGTCCCCGGCGTGCCCCCGGCGGATGTCGTCATTATCGGCTGCGGTGTGGTAGGTCTCAACGCCGCCCGGATCGCCGCGGGTCTCGGTGCCCATGTGACGGCCATCGACATCTCCCAGCACCGGCTGAGATACGTGGAAGACATCATGCACGGCCAGGTCATGACCATCTATTCCACGAGCCACGCTATCCGCCGGGCGATCCAGTACGCAGACGTCCTCATCGGCGCCGTCCTCGTGCCAGGGGCGAAGGCCCCCATTCTCGTCTCCGAGCAGATGGTGGCCCTCATGAAGCCCGGTTCCGTCATTGTCGACGTCTCCGTCGATCAGGGAGGCTGCGTGGAGACGATACGCCCCACATCCCACAGCGAACCCACTTACAGGCTCTACGATGTCATCCATTACGCCGTCCCGAACATGCCCGCGTCCGTCCCGAGGACATCGACCTTCGCCCTGACCAACGCCACCCTCCCGTACATCGAGACCATAGCGTCCCTGGGGGTGAAAAAGGCGGCGTCCAAGGACCCGCTGATCGCCTCCGGAATCAACGTGAAGAAAGGCGCGATAACCCACCCCGCCGTGGCGGAGGCCTTCGGGATGAAATGGAAGAAATGGGACAAGGTGTAGGAAGACAGGTCTCAGGTCTCAGGTCTCAGGTCTCAGGTCTCAGGAAAAAGATAAAGACAGTGCTTTGCGTTGTCAATTACCGTCGAGGGCTGTTCGATCCTTCTGCATTCGAGGTAGAGCGTGCGACGGGCCTAGAGGTCTTTGATGATGTTGACGTTTCCGTCGTCGTTCTTTGTGGCTATGAAGGTGGGGACGGTGAATGCGTCGATGGCTTCGGAGATCGAGAGGCTGCCTTCCGCGGAATCCTTTCTGCCCGTGAAGGGGACCGTATCGGGACTGCGCTGGCACTGACAATTGATGTTGACCCGCGACACGTGGTGAACGAGATATCCCGTCAGTTTCCCTAAGGTTGCCCTGTCCTTCCCGAAAAGACTTGCCTGCTGGCCATACGGCGATTCCGCAATATATCTGAGAGGCTCGTCGATATCGTCGTAGGGAACCACCGGTACGACGGGACCGAACTGTTCCTCCCGGCACACCCGCATCTGCGTCGAAGCGGGGTACAGGACTGCCGGAGAAAAAAAGGTCCCCGTTGTTTCGCCCCCGCCTTCGTTGACGATCCCGGCACCAAGGCTCATGGCGTCCTCCACCAGCCCCGACAGGTACTGCGCCCGGTCGTGCTCGGCAAGGGGCGTGACGAAAACCCCATCTTCCCACGGCATCCCGTGCTTCAGACCCCGGACCGCATCGCCAAGGTACTCATTGAAGTCCCCCGCGATGCTGCGATGCACGAAGAGTATCTTCAAGGCGGCACACCGCTGACCGTTAAAGGCGAGGGCCCCTTTTACGCATTCCGAGGCCGCCCTGTCCACGTCGGCATCGGGAAGTATGATGGCAGGGTTCTTCGCCTCAAGACCCAGGATACATTTGAGCCGGTGCGCTTTCGGGTGAAGCCCCTTGAGATACCCGGCTACAGGACTCGTCCCGATGAAGTAGAAAAGGTCCACCATCCCCGACGACAGAAGTGGTGGTATTGTTCTCCTGCCGTCGCCATAGACGATGTTCACGGACCCGGCCGGAAAGATGTCCGCGACGGGTCCGAGAAGATGCTGGAAAAAGAGGCATCCCAGTCGGGGCGGCTTGACGATCACCGTGTTGCCCGCCAGTAGCGCCGGGGCGAAGGCGGTCATCGTTTCAAAGAGGGGATAATTGAAGGGGCCCATGATGAGAACAACGCCGCGAGGCACCCTTTCGAGTCTGCCGGCAACACCGTTGTCCACGGTGAGCCCTCCCGGCCTCCCGCCGCATGGCGGGAGCATCTCAAGACACGCCCGGGCGTATGCGAGGGACCGGTCGAACTCGTTCGCAGCGTCGCCAACCGTCTTCCCGATCTCCCACTCAAGGAGACGAACGATGCTGTCCCTTTTCTCCTCCATCCGGAGAATGAATGCGTTCATCCGCTCAGCCCTGGCGCTTGCCGACAGCCGGGGCCATTCTCCCATCCCGGCGGAATACGCCTCGCGGGCCTGGCGAAGCATGCCGAGGGACGCCTCCTCGTCCATGGAAGGCACA is a genomic window of Syntrophorhabdus sp. containing:
- a CDS encoding NAD(P)-dependent glycerol-3-phosphate dehydrogenase encodes the protein MRIGVIGAGAWGTAFAIHLARTGKKVLLWVYEKELLSDFRERGENTAFLPGFKLGSAIDYTNDLQEAADFADTVVVATPSFALRDTLIPVAAHLRSKKILILTKGIERSTLKLMNEVVEEATGSTGETIAALSGPSFALEVARGLFTAVVVASKNMDLSLNLQERIHSEYFRVYRVDDITGVELGGALKNVMAIGSGIIEGLGFGTNTQAAFTTRALAEIKRLGLAMGARETTFMGLSGMGDLILTSYGSLSRNRIFGMELAKGRSPGEIIASQKTVVEGYYTINAARNLAARLGVVMPITEELYRIVYEDKDITASLKDIITREFKKEDY
- a CDS encoding MFS transporter, translating into MKTSLFDRKIFSWCLFDFANSSYSAVIAAVIFPVYYTTVVVGNDASLGDVWWGRSISVSMAFVALSSPFLGGISDNAGAKKRFLIAYTLLCVLATASLALVEKGMMMTGFVLIVLANVGMEGGIVFYNSFLNDIADNEHQGRVSAWGYATGYLGSIISLAVGLLLVETGHITFVWPMVAVFFAVFSLPAFIFLPPDRAGGQRLTKAAQDGFATTWGVLKRMWSDRDQRRFLLAYFLYEDGVNTVIVFSSIFASTTLGFTAQQLIGLYLVVQVTALAGAFLMARPIDFWGPKKVVSLSLVLWMFVTIAAYFVYHRSLFFVVASMAGLGLGTVQAATRAFFAQFIPPGDESKYFGVYSLVGKTSAVVGPLIFGTVSSMTKSQRPAVAAISVLFITGCVILQTVRGGKANVEKTGDG
- the ald gene encoding alanine dehydrogenase, translated to MIIGIPREIKEGENRVSMTPAGVHALVSAGHHIVFEAGAGAASGLADEEYAREGAEIVESRRTVYARSDMIVKVKEPLDTELSLLQEGQILFTYLHLASSEKLTKGLLKRKVTAIAYETMEDMFGRLPLLIPMSEVAGRISVQVAMRYLESDHGGRGVLLSGVPGVPPADVVIIGCGVVGLNAARIAAGLGAHVTAIDISQHRLRYVEDIMHGQVMTIYSTSHAIRRAIQYADVLIGAVLVPGAKAPILVSEQMVALMKPGSVIVDVSVDQGGCVETIRPTSHSEPTYRLYDVIHYAVPNMPASVPRTSTFALTNATLPYIETIASLGVKKAASKDPLIASGINVKKGAITHPAVAEAFGMKWKKWDKV
- a CDS encoding aldehyde dehydrogenase family protein; this translates as MKNLFPYEKDIPTEMLEGIPVGGMDYLVAGKVEGWKGPFREVSSPVLLQGAGGLSRKCIGSVPSMDEEASLGMLRQAREAYSAGMGEWPRLSASARAERMNAFILRMEEKRDSIVRLLEWEIGKTVGDAANEFDRSLAYARACLEMLPPCGGRPGGLTVDNGVAGRLERVPRGVVLIMGPFNYPLFETMTAFAPALLAGNTVIVKPPRLGCLFFQHLLGPVADIFPAGSVNIVYGDGRRTIPPLLSSGMVDLFYFIGTSPVAGYLKGLHPKAHRLKCILGLEAKNPAIILPDADVDRAASECVKGALAFNGQRCAALKILFVHRSIAGDFNEYLGDAVRGLKHGMPWEDGVFVTPLAEHDRAQYLSGLVEDAMSLGAGIVNEGGGETTGTFFSPAVLYPASTQMRVCREEQFGPVVPVVPYDDIDEPLRYIAESPYGQQASLFGKDRATLGKLTGYLVHHVSRVNINCQCQRSPDTVPFTGRKDSAEGSLSISEAIDAFTVPTFIATKNDDGNVNIIKDL